The Glycine soja cultivar W05 chromosome 3, ASM419377v2, whole genome shotgun sequence genome window below encodes:
- the LOC114405771 gene encoding rop guanine nucleotide exchange factor 3-like — translation MDSSSNFDDNSDVGYQPSPSSVDQNDHSITETVGYSPLLSGESFAYCRSNSEVSNFSEPIDDNSFASDQPSPSLWTTMKHGASQASLSRLGMKQHRNSLDEKSDDLDLLETELDMMRERFAKLLLGEDMSGGGKGVCTAVTVSNSITNLYATAFGQNLKLEPLKPEKKAMWKREMNCLLSVCDYIVEFAPTAQYLEDGTIVEMMSSRPRSDVYINLPALQKLDTMLIEILDSFKDTEFWYAEQGSISGNSTRSRGGSFRRIVQRKDEKWWLPVPCVHPGGLSDKSRKHLNEKRDCANQIHKAAMAINSSVLAEMDIPETYMSNLPKSGRTSLGDTIYRYMYSTDKFSPDHLLDCLKISSEHEALELADKVESSMFTWRRKACLSHSKTSWNKVKDLMVDTDRSDKNYILAERAETLLFCLKQRYPELSQTSLDTCKIQYNRDVGKAILESYSRVLEGLAFNIVAWIEDVLHADKSMRNQNV, via the exons ATGGACAGTTCATCCAACTTTGATGACAACTCTGATGTGGGGTACCAACCTTCACCTTCTTCTGTGGATCAAAATGATCATTCAATCACCGAAACCGTTGGATACTCCCCTTTATTAAGTGGCGAATCTTTCGCGTATTGCCGGTCTAATTCGGAGGTCTCTAACTTCTCTGAGCCAATTGATGACAATAGCTTTGCAAGTGATCAACCTTCACCTTCTCTATGGACAACAATGAAACATGGAGCTAGCCAAGCTTCTCTTTCAAGATTAGGAATGAAGCAGCACAGAAACTCACTGGATGAGAAATCTGATGACCTTGACCTCCTAGAGACAG AGCTTGATATGATGAGGGAAAGATTTGCAAAGCTTCTACTGGGGGAAGACATGTCTGGTGGTGGGAAAGGTGTCTGCACTGCAGTTACAGTATCAAATTCAATTACCAATCtctatg CAACTGCTTTTggacaaaatttaaagttgGAGCCTCTCAAGCCTGAGAAGAAGGCTATGTGGAAAAGAGAAATGAATTGTCTTCTATCTGTGTGTGATTACATAGTAGAATTTGCCCCAACTGCACAATATTTAGAAGATGGCACAATTGTGGAG ATGATGTCAAGCAGACCAAGATCAGATGTTTACATCAACCTCCCAGCTTTGCAGAAGCTTGACACAATGCTCATA GAAATATTGGATAGTTTCAAGGATACTGAATTTTGGTACGCGGAGCAAGGGAGCATATCGGGGAATTCAACTCGGTCACGTGGAGGCTCATTTCGAAGGATTGTTCAGAGGAAAGATGAAAAGTGGTGGCTGCCAGTTCCTTGTGTTCACCCTGGAGGCCTCTCTGATAAGTCAAGGAAGCACTTGAATGAGAAAAGAGACTGTGCTAATCAAATTCATAAAGCAGCAATGGCAATAAATAGCAGTGTTCTTGCAGAGATGGATATCCCAGAAACATATATGTCTAATCTTCCCAAG agTGGAAGAACAAGTCTTGGGGACACAATTTACCGCTATATGTATTCTACAGACAAGTTCTCACCAGATCACCTTCTTGATTGTCTCAAAATAAGTTCTGAACACGAAGCACTTGAGCTGGCAGATAAGGTTGAGTCTTCGATGTTCACTTGGAGGCGAAAAGCTTGTCTGAGCCATTCAAAAACATCATGGAACAAAGTTAAGGATCTCATGGTGGACACAGACCGAAGTGACAAAAACTACATCTTAGCTGAGAGAGCTGAGACTTTGTTGTTTTGCTTGAAGCAAAGATATCCTGAACTTTCACAAACATCATTGGACACAtgcaagattcaatacaatcgG GATGTAGGAAAAGCGATATTAGAAAGCTACTCAAGAGTATTAGAAGGCTTAGCATTCAACATTGTAGCTTGGATTGAAGATGTTCTTCATGCAGATAAATCAATGAGGAACCAAAATGTATAG